From a region of the Zingiber officinale cultivar Zhangliang chromosome 4B, Zo_v1.1, whole genome shotgun sequence genome:
- the LOC121976832 gene encoding ATP synthase subunit beta, mitochondrial-like, which produces MASRRLLSSLLRSSSRRCSALRTPAAACPTPRAAPRISPAGYLLSRVAEYATSAAAASPQPTPPPAKAPAGPTGKITDEFTGAGSIGQICQVIGAVVDVRFEEGLPPILTALEVLDNQIRLVLEVAQHLGESMVRTIAMDGTEGLVRGQRVLNTGSPITVPVGRATLGRIMNVIGEPIDEKGDLKTNHFLPIHREAPAFVEQATEQQILVTGIKVVDLLAPYQRGGKIGLFGGAGVGKTVLIMELINNVAKAHGGFSVFAGVGERTREGNDLYREMIESGVIKLGDKQSESKCALVYGQMNEPPGARARVGLTGLTVAEHFRDAEGQDVLLFIDNIFRFTQANSEVSALLGRIPSAVGYQPTLATDLGGLQERITTTKKGSITSVQAIYVPADDLTDPAPATTFAHLDATTVLSRQISELGIYPAVDPLDSTSRMLSPHVLGEEHYNTARGVQKVLQNYKNLQDIIAILGMDELSEDDKLTVARARKIQRFLSQPFHVAEVFTGAPGKYVELKESVNSFQGVLDGKYDDLSEQSFYMVGGIEEVIAKAEKIAKESAAS; this is translated from the exons ATGGCCTCTCGCCGCTTGCTTTCCTCACTGCTCCGATCCTCCTCACGCCGATGCTCCGCTCTCAGGACTCCCGCTGCTGCATGTCCCACTCCCCGAGCCGCCCCTCGCATCTCTCCCGCCGGCTATCTCCTCTCCCGCGTCGCTGAGTACGCCACCTCTGCTGCCGCGGCCTCGCCGCAGCCTACGCCGCCACCCGCCAAGGCCCCAGCCGGGCCCACTGGAAAGATCACGGACGAATTTACCGGCGCTGGCTCGATCGGGCAGATCTGCCAGGTGATCGGTGCCGTCGTCGATGTCAGGTTTGAAGAGGGGCTTCCTCCCATCCTGACAGCGTTGGAGGTGCTTGATAACCAGATCCGCCTGGTTCTCGAGGTCGCGCAGCATCTGGGGGAGAGCATGGTGCGGACTATCGCCATGGACGGTACTGAGGGGCTGGTTCGTGGCCAGAGGGTCCTCAATACTGGATCTCCAATCACG GTGCCTGTTGGTAGAGCCACTCTTGGGCGTATTATGAATGTTATTGGAGAACCAATTGATGAGAAGGGTGACTTAA AGACCAACCACTTCCTTCCTATCCATCGGGAAGCACCTGCATTTGTTGAACAGGCAACAGAACAACAGATTCTTGTGACAGGAATTAAG GTTGTTGATCTCCTGGCACCTTATCAGAGGGGTGGTAAGATTGGACTTTTTGGTGGAGCTGGTGTGGGGAAGACTGTACTTATTATGGAACTGATCAACAATGTTGCAAAGGCCCATG GTGGTTTTTCTGTTTTTGCTGGTGTCGGTGAGCGTACTCGCGAGGGCAATGACTTGTATAGGGAAATGATTGAGAGTGGTGTGATCAAACTAGGAGACAAACAG AGTGAGAGCAAATGTGCTCTTGTTTATGGCCAAATGAATGAGCCCCCTGGTGCCCGTGCACGTGTTGGTTTGACCGGGCTGACTGTTGCTGAGCACTTCCGTGATGCTGAAGGACAGGATGTGCTTCTCTTTATTGATAACATTTTCAGGTTCACCCAA GCAAACTCTGAAGTGTCTGCCTTACTTGGTCGTATACCATCTGCTGTCGGTTACCAACCAACACTTGCTACTGATCTTGGAGGACTCCAAGAGCGTATTACAACTACAAAGAAAGGTTCCATCACCTCAGTTCAGGCTATTTATGTGCCTGCTGATGACTTGACGGATCCTGCTCCAGCAACTACTTTTGCTCACCTTGATGCTACAACTGTGCTGTCAAGACAG ATTTCTGAGCTTGGTATCTACCCTGCTGTCGATCCTCTTGACTCCACATCAAGAATGCTTTCTCCACACGTGTTGGGAGAAGAACACTACAACACTGCTCGAGGTGTTCAAAAGGTTCTCCAAAATTATAAGAATCTTCAAGATATTATTGCTATTCTTGGAATGGATGAGCTTAGTGAAGATGATAAATTGACGGTTGCTCGAGCTAGAAAGATCCAGCGGTTCTTGAGCCAGCCATTCCATGTGGCTGAAGTTTTTACCGGTGCTCCTGGAAAATACGTCGAACTGAAAGAAAGTGTGAACAGTTTCCAG GGTGTCTTGGATGGAAAATACGACGACCTGTCTGAGCAGTCATTTTACATGGTCGGAGGCATCGAGGAAGTCATTGCAAAGGCTGAGAAGATCGCAAAGGAGTCAGCAGCCTCATAA
- the LOC121977989 gene encoding uncharacterized protein LOC121977989, which translates to MEERYLDLVLVPLGLLLQAAYNICLLYTVKNHPDRTVIGLDRMVRQHWVKTMMQAPVTNGVLALQTVRNSIMASTVLATTAISLATAVSAFLRDSSSSSSFSPFVYGNTSATAYSVKYLSISFCLFTAFLLLVQSIRYYSHAGFLLTHAATAAELEVEPAYVAWGLNRGTVFWSMGLRAFYLSSTLFLWIFGPIPMLASSVAICAALYFLDSTSAFTRKYHQSIIVKHSSLITPHSDASPIAV; encoded by the exons ATGGAGGAGAGGTATCTGGATCTGGTTTTGGTGCCGCTGGGCCTTCTCCTTCAAGCAGCATACAACATCTGCCTTCTCTACACCGTGAAGAATCATCCCGATCGCACTGTCATCGGCCTCGACAGGATGGTCAGGCAGCACTGGGTCAAAACCATGATGCAG GCTCCGGTGACGAACGGCGTGCTGGCGTTGCAAACGGTGCGCAACAGCATCATGGCGTCGACGGTTCTGGCAACGACCGCCATCTCCCTCGCCACCGCTGTCTCCGCCTTCTTGAGAgactcctcctcttcctcttcattctcccccttcgTGTACGGCAACACGTCCGCCACCGCCTACTCGGTCAAGTACTTGTCCATCTCCTTCTGCCTCTTCACCGCCTTCCTCCTCCTAGTCCAGTCCATCCGCTACTACTCCCACGCCGGCTTCCTGCTCACCCACGCCGCCACCGCGGCGGAGCTGGAGGTGGAGCCCGCCTACGTGGCGTGGGGCCTCAACCGGGGCACCGTCTTCTGGTCCATGGGCCTCCGGGCCTTCTACCTCTCCTCCACTCTCTTCCTCTGGATTTTCGGGCCCATTCCGATGCTGGCCAGCAGCGTCGCCATCTGCGCCGCCTTGTACTTCTTGGATTCAACCTCCGCCTTCACCAGGAAGTACCACCAATCCATCATCGTTAAGCACAGCAGCTTGATCACTCCCCACTCTGATGCATCGCCTATTGCAGTATAA